ACCGTTCCCCGGTTACTTCGGCATTTTCTACAACGTCAACCACCCGACCAAGAACGCGCTCGAAGCCAAAATCATCGCCAGCCAGCGCGAGAAGGTCAAAGGACTGAAAGACTGGCAAATCCTCCAGCAAAATTTTGACCGGTCGAAGTAAATGGATTGACCAACAATTCCCCAGCTCCGGCGCAACCCGGGGCTTTTTTTACCGCCTCGCCTTGCTCGGTTGTGTCTCCACGGAAAATCTTTGACCCGTGCACCGGGCGGATTTAGTTTCCGGCCATGCTTCACGAAAAGCCTCATTCGCATTCACGCGAGCACGCCTTTTCGTTTTTCAATCCTCGCGCGCGCGAAGGGCTGACCGTCTTCAGCCGGCGCAGCATGTTGAAAGCGAGCCTGGCCGGTCTGGCCGGGTTGACGTTGCCCGGCTTGCTTCAGGCTCGCGGTGAAGCCGTGAAGAGCGGCAAGCCGATTCGTGGCAACAAGAGCGTCATTCTCCTCTGGATGGCCGGCGGGCCCAGCCACATTGACACGTGGGACGTCAAGCCCGACATGCCGTCCGAAATTCGCGGCCCCTTCAGCGCCATCCCCACCAAACTGCCCGGGGTGCGCATCAGCGAGTATCTGCCGAAATGTGCCGCCATGATGGACAAGTTCACGCTCATCCGCTCGGTGGATTGCCGCGAGAGCAATCATGAGCCGAACATGGTAATGCAGACCGCCAACCTCGAAGCCGAACCGCGCACGAATCCGAAGGGCGATAAATATCCGGCCATCGCCTCGATCGTCGCCAAACTGCGCGGTGCGAATCATCCCGCCATGCCACCCTACGTGGCCTTGAACGTGAAGGATAAATCGCATCTGGCCTGGGGCGGCTACCTGGGCAAGGCGTACGACCCGTTCGTCGGCGACAACGTCAGCAAGATTTTTCAACTGCCGCGCGGTTTGACCATGGAGCGGTTGCAAACGCGCCAGACCCTGTCCCAACAAATGGACCGGCTGCGAAGCGATCTGGATTTGAGCGGCTCCATGGAAGCGTTGGATCGCTTTGGGCAAACGGCGTTCGACATCGTCGCGGGCCAGCGCGCGCAAGAAGCGTTTGACTTGTCGAAAGAGTTTCCCAGGACGTTTGAACGTTTCGGAACGCATGCTTGGAGTCGTCAGGCATTGCTGGCGCGACGGTTGGTGGAAGCGGGTGTGAGTTTTGTGACGATTGATTTGAGCAACCACTCCGCGTCTGGCACGTGGGACACGCACGGTGACAACATTCCGCCCTACGGCGGCATCTGGAGCGGTCTGCGCCCATTGCTGCCGGTGTTCGATCACCTGTTCACCACGTTGATCAGCGATCTGGCAGAGCGCGGTTTGCTGGATGACACCCTCGTGATCGCGATGGGCGAGTTTGGTCGCACCCCGAAGATCGGCACGCAGGGCAGCACGGACGGGCGCGATCACTGGCCGGTGGTGATGTCGATGGTGATGGCCGGTGGTGATGTCGATGGTGATGGCCGGCGGCGGCTTCCGCCACGGACAGGTGATTGGCGCAACGGAACGCGACGGCGGCGCGATCAAGGAGCGTCCCATCACGCCTGGGGATATTGCGGCGACAATTTATTATCACATGGGTGTGCCGCTTGACGCCACGTATCTCGATCACCAGGGCCGCCCGCGTTACATCGTGGACAACGGCGCGCCGATTCGTGAATTGATTTGAAGTGCTCGCCGGCACGGTCCATGTTCAGGGCTTTAATCTCACGGGTGTTCTGCAAACCTTGAGTCTGACCTCCTCGATCCTCATTTCTGTTCATTCGTAAATCAGGTGAACAGCGAAAGCTGGTTGCCGTCAGGGCGGCGAAACGCGGCGGTTGAAAGCGTCGGCGACTGATCGCCGATGCCCGCTTTGCGGCAGGCCACATCGAACATTTTTTCGATTTGCCCGGCAAAAATTCCTTCGCCGGTCATGCGCGAGCCGAATTGCGCGTCGTTAAGTTTGCCGCCCCGCAGCGCGCGGATGCGATTCAGCACCTTGTCCTTCTTCTCCGGGAAATGCTGCGTCAGCCATTGCTCGAAAAGCGGCGCGACGGCGTGGGGCAGGCGCAGCGTCACATGGCCGGCGAACTGCGCGCCCGCTTGCACAGCGGTGGCAATGAGCGCTGGGATTTCGTGATCGGTCAATCCCGGAATGACCGGCGCAATGAACACGCCCGTCGGAATACCGGCATCGCGCAACGCGCGCACCGCCGCCAGCCGCGCCGCCGGCGGTGACGTGCGCGGCTCCATGACTTTGCGCAGTTCGGTGTCCAGCGTCGTGAGGGAAATGAACACGGCGACGGCTTGATGTCGCGCCAGGTCGGCGAGCAGGTCAAGGTCGCGCGTGACGAGAAAGTTCTTGGTGACGATGGCGACCGGATTCCGAAAGTTCGCCAGCACTTCGAGGCAGCGCCGGGTGAGTCTGAGTTTTCTTTCCACCGGTTGGTAGCAATCCGTCACGCCGCTCATCGCAATGACTTTGGGATTCCATTTGGGCGAAGCGAGTTCGCGGCGCAAAAGCTCCGGCGCGTTTTCTTTGACCATGATCTTCGTCTCGAAGTCCAGGCCCGATGAAAATCCAAGATACTCGTGGAACGGCCGCGCGTAGCAGTAGATGCAGCCGTGCTCGCAACCGCGATACGGATTGATGCTCGCCTCGAAACCGATGTCGGGACTGTCGTTGGTGGCGATGATGGTGCTGCTGCGGTCTTTGAGAAACTGTGTGCGAGGCAACGGGTCTTCGTCCGGATTCCAGTCCGCGTCACGTTCGAGATGGATTGGCTCGAAACGGTTTGGCGGATTGTCCGCCGCACCGCGATGGGGAATGGAAACTTGTCCGTCCATGGAAAAAGACATGCTCACGAGTCAACCGGTTTACCTGCGCACCCGAATTTAGCGCAGCAACTCGCTGAACGCGACGGCAAAACCCGCCAGCAATTTTGACCGTGCGGATTCGGCGCCCGAAGTTTTGCTGTGCAGTTGGTAGCTGCCTTTCACGAGAACGAAGATTTCAATGGTCTGGCTGTCCGGGTCCACGATCCAATACTCCGGCAAACCAAATTGCTCATAGAGCGCTTTCTTCTGGATGCGGTCGCGCTGCCAGCTTCCCTCGGAAATGACTTCCATTGCCAGATCAGGCACGCCATTCACATGGCTTTTGATGATATCCTTTCGGGCTTTAGAGACGAACAACACGTCGGGTTGCACGACCCGATGCTGGGTTAGCACCACCTCAATCGGACCGAACAGAACCTCGCCGAGTTTGCGCTGCTCAACGAAGCGGTCCAGTTTCTTGTAAAACCTGGCAACAATTCTTTGATGATCAGGATGCGGTGCAGGCGACAGGATGATTTCTCCATTCCAAAGCTCGACGGGTAGGTTGGTTTCCGGCAAATCCGCAACCATCTCGTCGTAAGTCCAGAGACGTTTCGTTTTGGGTCGTGGCAGGGTTGCGGTTGTCATACTCCAATCATGAGTCTTTCGGTTGCAGAATCAAACCGAAACATTTCTGTTCAATACTTCGCCACACTGTGGTCGATTTCATCCGACCAGGCGTTGATGCCGCCCTTGACACTCTTGACGTATTTGAAACCCTGCTCCTGCAAAAACTTTACGGCCTTCATCGAGCGCACCCCGCTCTTGCAATGAATGTAAATCTGCTGGTTGGGATCGAGTTCGGTGAACCGTTGCGGCAACGAGCCGAGCGGAATTTGCGGCACGCCGTTGACGTGGCAGATCTCGTATTCGTCCGGATCGCGCACGTCGAGGACGCGGATGCCAAGTTTGGGGTCTTCCAAGGCGCGCTTCATTTCCTGCACGCTCACTTCGTCGGGGTTCTCCGCCGGCTCCGATTCGCCGCGGGTCAAACCGCAGAACTGTTCATAGTCGATGAGTTCCTTGATCGTGGGATTGTCGCCGCAGACGGGACATTGCGGATCACGACGGAGCTTCAGTTCACGGAACTTCATGTCGAGCGCGTTGAACAGCAGCAGTCGGCCTACGAGCGAACTGCCCTTGCCGAGCGCCAGCTTGAGAATTTCTGTCGCCTGAATGCAGCCGATGATTCCGGGCAACACGCCGAGCACGCCGCCCTCCGCGCAACTTGGCACCATGCCGGGCGGCGGCGGCTCGGGGTACAAGCAGCGATAACACGGTCCGCCAAGATGCGGAGCGAACACACTGGCCTGCCCTTCGAACCGGAAAATCGATCCGTAAACATTCGGTTTCTTGAGCAGCACACAAGCGTCGTTGGTAAGATAGCGCGTGGGGAAATTATCCGTGCC
This DNA window, taken from Verrucomicrobiota bacterium, encodes the following:
- a CDS encoding PA0069 family radical SAM protein, with product MDGQVSIPHRGAADNPPNRFEPIHLERDADWNPDEDPLPRTQFLKDRSSTIIATNDSPDIGFEASINPYRGCEHGCIYCYARPFHEYLGFSSGLDFETKIMVKENAPELLRRELASPKWNPKVIAMSGVTDCYQPVERKLRLTRRCLEVLANFRNPVAIVTKNFLVTRDLDLLADLARHQAVAVFISLTTLDTELRKVMEPRTSPPAARLAAVRALRDAGIPTGVFIAPVIPGLTDHEIPALIATAVQAGAQFAGHVTLRLPHAVAPLFEQWLTQHFPEKKDKVLNRIRALRGGKLNDAQFGSRMTGEGIFAGQIEKMFDVACRKAGIGDQSPTLSTAAFRRPDGNQLSLFT
- a CDS encoding Uma2 family endonuclease, encoding MTTATLPRPKTKRLWTYDEMVADLPETNLPVELWNGEIILSPAPHPDHQRIVARFYKKLDRFVEQRKLGEVLFGPIEVVLTQHRVVQPDVLFVSKARKDIIKSHVNGVPDLAMEVISEGSWQRDRIQKKALYEQFGLPEYWIVDPDSQTIEIFVLVKGSYQLHSKTSGAESARSKLLAGFAVAFSELLR
- the moeB gene encoding molybdopterin-synthase adenylyltransferase MoeB, which produces MELNNDEIRRYSRHLILPEVGLAGQKKIKGTSVLCIGAGGLGSPIALYLAAAGIGKMGVLDFDAVDFSNLQRQILHGTEDVGRPKTESARQTIASINPNTQVVVHNTRISSENALEIIRQYDIVVDGTDNFPTRYLTNDACVLLKKPNVYGSIFRFEGQASVFAPHLGGPCYRCLYPEPPPPGMVPSCAEGGVLGVLPGIIGCIQATEILKLALGKGSSLVGRLLLFNALDMKFRELKLRRDPQCPVCGDNPTIKELIDYEQFCGLTRGESEPAENPDEVSVQEMKRALEDPKLGIRVLDVRDPDEYEICHVNGVPQIPLGSLPQRFTELDPNQQIYIHCKSGVRSMKAVKFLQEQGFKYVKSVKGGINAWSDEIDHSVAKY